The Henckelia pumila isolate YLH828 chromosome 2, ASM3356847v2, whole genome shotgun sequence genome includes a window with the following:
- the LOC140877713 gene encoding uncharacterized protein, producing MRICNKSIDERAWQCILNVWSPPRRTDEDGDIVIKSETEWTEDEIKCSNYNSKDLNDIFYSVDVNMFGLITNCVCSKLAWENLQTHCEGSDSVRRTKLRMLSSKFENLRMEENETLDDSDLKLRDIANESLSLGETISNERLVNKTLRSLPERFNMNNCAIEESKDTSALSLSVAAGVATLGCNISLRPVCLNTSNNYNLSNPDADDEGMTLEDVKKLYKELYVDWINRKNLNTTLSEENTDLKAAVSRLEVILSFWYFDSGSSRHITSSRQFLIDYVLLKIGKVTYGGGSKENIVGKGTLDVA from the exons ATGAGAATCTGCAATAAGTCCATAGATGAAAGAGCGTGGCAGTGTATCTTGAATGTTTGGTCTCCACCTAGAAGAACAGATGAAGACGGTGATATAGTGATCAAATCTGAAACCGAGTGGACTGAGGATGAAATAAAATGTTCAAACTATAACTCTAAAGATTTAAATGATATATTCTATTCTGTTGACGTTAATATGTTTGGTTTGATTACTAATTGTGTATGCTCTAAGCTGGCTTGGGAAAATCTACAAACACATTGTGAAGGCTCAGACAGTGTTCGAAGAACAAAATTGAGGATGTTGTCTTCGAAGTTCGAGAATCTGAGGATGGAAGAGAATGAGACCCTTGATGACTCTGATCTAAAGTTGCGGGATATTGCTAATGAATCACTTAGTCTTGGAGAGACGATTTCAAATGAAAGACTAGTGAATAAAACACTTCGTTCACTCCCAGAAAGGTTCAACATGAATAATTGTGCGATTGAAGAATCTAAAGACACGTCCGCACTCTCACTGA gtgttgccgcaggtgttgcaACACTTGGTTGCAACATCTCTCTGAGGCCAGTCTGTTTAAATACTTCAAATAATTATAACCTGAGCAATCCTGATGCAGATGATGAAGGAATGACTCTGGAAGATGTGAAAAAGTTATATAAAGAGTTGTATGTTGACTGGATTAATAGAAAAAACTTGAATACAACTCTTTCAGAGGAAAACACTGACTTGAAGGCTGCAGTATCCAGACTTGAGGTGATTTTGA gtttttggtactttgatagtggaagctctCGTCATATAACAAGTTCAAGACAATTCCTCATAGATTATGTTTTGCTGAAAATTGGAAAAGTGACTTATGGAGGAGGATCCAAGGAAAATATTGTTGGAAAGGGCACACTGGATGTTGCTTGA